The following are encoded in a window of Panicum virgatum strain AP13 chromosome 5N, P.virgatum_v5, whole genome shotgun sequence genomic DNA:
- the LOC120672356 gene encoding ABC transporter G family member 31-like isoform X1 yields MWAAEAAFSRSGSWREAEDEREALRWAALQRLPTVARARRGLLRSPAPDGAAAVEGDDVLCEVDVAGLSSGDRTALVDRLLADSGDAEHFFRRIRSRFDAVNIEFPKIEVRYEDLTVDAYVHVGSRALPTIPNFICNMTEAFLRHLRIYRGRRVKLPILDNISGIIRPSRMTLLLGPPSSGKTTLLLALAGRLGPGLKMSGNITYNGHHLNEFVPQRTSAYVSQQDWHASEMTVRETLEFAGRCQGVGIKYDMLVELLRREKNAGIKPDEDLDVFMKALALEGKQTSLVAEYIMKILGLDICADTIVGDEMIKGISGGQKKRLTTGELLVGSARVLFMDEISTGLDSATTYQIIKYLRHSTHALDGTTIISLLQPAPETYELFDDVILIAEGQIVYQGPREYAVDFFAAMGFRCPERKNVADFLQEVLSKKDQQQYWCHYNYPYQFVSVSKFADAFKTFIIGKRLQEELAVPYNRHRNHPAALCTSSYGVKRLELLKSNYQWQRLLMKRNSFIYVFKFIQLLLVALITMTVFFRSTMHHDSVDDGIIYLGALYFAIVMILFNGFTEVSMLVAKLPVLYKHRDLHFYPPWAYTLPSWLLSIPISLCESGMWVLVTYYVVGYDPKFTRFLGQFLLLFFLHQTSLALFRVMASLGRNMIVANTFGSFALLVVMILGGFIITKESIPVWWIWGYWVSPMMYAQNAISINEFHGHSWSKQFANQNITMGEAILTGYGLFNEKYWFWIGVGALFGYAVVLNILFTMFLTILNPIGNLQAVVSKDKIRHKDSRRKNDRVALELRSYLHSNSLSGNLKEQKGMVLPFQPLSMCFRNINYYVDVPEELKKQGIAEDRLQLLVDVTGAFRPGILTALVGVSGAGKTTLMDVLAGRKTGGLIEGSITISGYPKNQETFTRISGYCEQNDVHSPCLTVIESLLYSACLRLPSHVDADTQRAFVEEVMELVELNPLSGALVGLPGVNGLSTEQRKRLTIAVELVANPSIVFMDEPTSGLDARSAAIVMRTVRNIVNTGRTIVCTIHQPSIDIFESFDELLFMKRGGQLIYAGPLGAKSRNLVDFFEAIPGVPKIRDGYNPAAWMLEVTSTQMEQILGVDFAEYYRQSKLFQQTREIVEVLSRPSSESKELTFATKYAQPFCAQYIACLWKQNLSYWRNPQYTAVRFFYTVIISLMFGTICWKFGSRRETQHDIFNAMGAMYAAVLFIGITNATSVQPVIAIERFVSYRERAAGMYSALPFAFSLVTVEFPYILVQSLIYGTIFYSLGSFEWTAAKFLWYLFFMYFTLLYFTFYGMMTTAITPNHLVAPIIAAPFYTLWNLFCGFMIPRKRIPVWWRWYYWANPVSWTLYGLLTSQFGDLDQPLLLADGATSTTVAAFLQEHFGFRHDFLGVVAAMVAGFCVLFAVVFALAIKYLNFQRR; encoded by the exons AtgtgggcggcggaggcggcgttcTCGCGCTCGGGGTCGTGGCGGGAGGCGGAGGACGAGCGGGAGGCGCTGCGGTGGGCCGCGCTGCAGCGGCTCCCCACCGTCGCACGCGCGCGCCGGGGCCTGCTCCGGTCCCCGGCGCccgacggcgccgcggccgtcgaGGGGGACGACGTGCTCTGCGAGGTCGACGTCGCGGGGCTCTCCTCCGGCGACCGCACCGCGCTCGtcgaccgcctcctcgccgacTCCGGCGACGCCGAGCACTTCTTCCGGCGCATACGCAGCCGCTTCGACGC CGTGAACATAGAGTTCCCCAAGATCGAAGTGAGGTACGAGGATCTGACGGTGGACGCGTACGTGCACGTCGGGAGCAGGGCGCTGCCGACCATCCCGAACTTCATATGCAACATGACGGAG GCGTTCCTGAggcatctgaggatctaccgaGGAAGAAGAGTGAAATTGCCGATTTTGGACAACATCAGCGGGATAATTCGCCCATCAAG AATGACACTGCTTTTGGGTCCTCCAAGCTCTGGGAAGACCACCTTGCTTCTAGCTCTTGCTGGACGTCTCGGCCCTGGACTAAAG ATGTCTGGGAATATTACTTACAATGGCCACCATTTAAATGAGTTCGTGCCTCAGCGAACATCTGCTTATGTCAGTCAGCAAGACTGGCATGCTTCAGAGATGACAGTCAGAGAAACTCTAGAGTTTGCTGGGCGCTGCCAGGGTGTTGGAATAAAGTATG ATATGCTTGTTGAATTACTGAGGAGAGAAAAGAATGCGGGGATAAAACCTGATGAGGACCTTGATGTGTTCATGAAG GCGTTGGCACTTGAGGGAAAACAGACAAGCCTTGTGGCAGAGTATATAATGAAG ATTTTAGGGCTCGACATCTGTGCTGATACCATTGTTGGAGATGAAATGATCAAAGGGATCTCCGGAGGGCAGAAGAAACGCTTGACAACAG GTGAACTGCTAGTTGGATCTGCCCGTGTgctgttcatggatgagatatCTACAGGCCTTGACAGTGCAACGACATATCAGATCATCAAGTATCTAAGGCATTCTACACATGCTCTTGATGGCACTACAATCATATCCTTGCTGCAGCCGGCTCCAGAAACTTATGAACTATTCGATGATGTCATTCTTATAGCCGAAGGTCAAATTGTATACCAGGGCCCTCGTGAATATGCTGTTGACTTTTTTGCTGCTATGGGATTCAGGTGTCCagaaagaaaaaatgtggcagaTTTTTTGCAAGAA GTTTTGTCCAAGAAAGATCAGCAGCAGTACTGGTGCCACTACAATTATCCGTACCAGTTTGTTTCTGTGTCAAAATTTGCTGACGCCTTTAAAACATTTATTATTGGTAAGAGATTGCAGGAGGAATTAGCTGTGCCATACAACAGACATCGCAATCATCCTGCAGCTCTTTGTACATCAAGTTACGGTGTCAAGAGGCTTGAGCTTCTCAAGTCCAACTACCAGTGGCAGCGTCTCCTCATGAAAAGGAACTCATTCATCTATGTCTTCAAATTCATTCAG CTTCTACTTGTTGCTCTTATCACAATGACAGTGTTTTTCAGATCAACAATGCACCATGATTCAGTTGATGATGGAATCATTTATCTAGGAGCCCTTTACTTTGCAATAGTCATGATTCTGTTCAATGGCTTCACTGAAGTCTCAATGTTGGTCGCAAAGCTTCCTGTTCTTTACAAGCACAGGGACCTGCACTTCTACCCACCATGGGCTTATACACTTCCTTCTTGGCTCTTGAGCATCCCAATCTCACTTTGTGAATCAGGAATGTGGGTACTTGTAACATATTATGTAGTTGGCTATGATCCCAAGTTTACAAG ATTTTTGGGACAATttttgttgcttttctttctgcACCAAACATCTTTGGCCCTTTTCCGGGTCATGGCATCTTTGGGCCGTAATATGATAGTTGCTAACACCTTTGGATCATTTGCTTTGTTGGTTGTTATGATTCTTGGAGGATTCATCATAACCAAAG AAAGCATACCAGTCTGGTGGATTTGGGGTTATTGGGTCTCTCCTATGATGTATGCACAAAATGCTATTTCCATCAACGAATTCCATGGGCATTCTTGGAGCAAG CAATTCGCAAACCAGAACATCACAATGGGCGAAGCGATACTCACTGGATATGGGTTATTCAATGAAAAATACTGGTTCTGGATTGGTGTTGGAGCATTGTTTGGTTATGCAGTTGTTTTGAACATTTTGTTCACAATGTTCTTGACGATTCTCAACC CTATTGGTAATCTGCAAGCTGTTGTGTCCAAAGATAAAATTCGGCACAAGGATTCTAGGAGGAAGAATGACAGGGTAGCCCTGGAGCTAAGATCTTATCTGCACTCAAATTCATTAAGTG GTAATCTCAAGGAACAGAAGGGTATGGTGTTACCTTTTCAACCTCTTTCAATGTGCTTTAGGAATATCAACTACTACGTTGATGTACCAGAG GAATTAAAAAAGCAAGGCATAGCAGAAGACCGACTACAGCTGCTTGTTGATGTCACTGGAGCATTCAGGCCAGGAATACTGACAGCACTTGTTGGGGTCAGtggagctggcaaaactacccTCATGGATGTTTTAGCTGGCCGGAAGACTGGAGGTCTCATAGAGGGAAGCATTACTATATCTGGGTATCCTAAGAACCAAGAGACCTTCACTAGGATCTCTGGGTATTGTGAACAGAATGATGTCCATTCACCTTGCTTGACTGTGATTGAGTCTTTGTTATACTCAGCATGCCTCCGGTTGCCTTCTCATGTTGATGCTGACACTCAAAGG GCTTTTGTTGAAGAGGTCATGGAACTCGTTGAGTTGAATCCCTTAAGTGGTGCTCTTGTTGGTCTGCCTGGGGTAAATGGTTTATCTACAGAACAACGTAAAAGGTTGACAATTGCTGTGGAGCTAGTTGCAAATCCTTCTATTGTTTTCATGGACGAACCCACATCAGGATTGGATGCTAGATCTGCAGCCATTGTGATGAGGACTGTGCGAAATATCGTTAATACAGGACGGACCATTGTCTGCACCATCCATCAACCAAGTATTGACATATTCGAATCATTTGATGAG CTTTTGTTCATGAAGCGTGGAGGGCAACTTATATATGCTGGCCCCTTAGGTGCCAAATCACGCAATCTGGTTGACTTTTTTGAG GCGATTCCAGGAGTGCCCAAAATCAGGGATGGCTATAATCCTGCTGCATGGATGTTGGAAGTCACAAGTACTCAAATGGAGCAGATTCTTGGAGTGGATTTTGCTGAATACTATCGACAATCAAAATTATTTCA GCAGACCAGAGAAATCGTTGAGGTCCTGAGCAGACCGAGCAGTGAATCAAAAGAACTTACTTTCGCGACGAAGTATGCCCAACCGTTTTGTGCTCAGTATATTGCTTGCTTATGGAAGCAAAACCTATCATACTGGAGGAACCCTCAATATACCGCAGTTCGATTCTTCTACACAGTTATCATTTCTTTGATGTTTGGAACTATTTGCTGGAAATTCGGTTCTAGAAG GGAGACCCAACATGACATATTCAATGCCATGGGCGCCATGTATGCAGCAGTGTTGTTCATAGGAATTACCAATGCGACTTCTGTTCAGCCAGTGATCGCCATCGAAAGATTTGTATCCTACAGAGAGCGAGCTGCTGGGATGTATTCAGCATTGCCTTTTGCATTTTCTCTG GTCACTGTGGAGTTCCCTTACATCCTTGTGCAGTCCCTTATCTACGGCACAATCTTCTACAGTTTGGGATCATTTGAGTGGACAGCAGCTAAGTTCCTGTGGTACCTGTTCTTCATGTACTTCACGTTGCTGTACTTCACCTTCTACGGCATGATGACGACGGCGATCACTCCAAACCATTTGGTTGCGCCTATTATTGCTGCTCCATTCTACACGCTGTGGAATCTCTTCTGCGGATTCATGATCCCGAGAAAG CGCATCCCCGTGTGGTGGCGGTGGTACTACTGGGCCAACCCGGTGTCGTGGACGCTCTACGGCCTCCTGACGTCGCAGTTCGGTGACCTGGACCAGCCCCTGCTGCTCGCCGACggcgccacctccaccaccgtggCGGCGTTCCTCCAGGAGCACTTCGGGTTCCGCCACGACTTCCtcggcgtcgtcgccgccatggtcgccggCTTCTGCGTCCTCTTCGCCGTCGTCTTCGCCCTCGCCATCAAGTACCTCAACTTCCAGCGAAGATAa
- the LOC120672356 gene encoding ABC transporter G family member 31-like isoform X2, with protein sequence MWAAEAAFSRSGSWREAEDEREALRWAALQRLPTVARARRGLLRSPAPDGAAAVEGDDVLCEVDVAGLSSGDRTALVDRLLADSGDAEHFFRRIRSRFDAVNIEFPKIEVRYEDLTVDAYVHVGSRALPTIPNFICNMTEAFLRHLRIYRGRRVKLPILDNISGIIRPSRMTLLLGPPSSGKTTLLLALAGRLGPGLKMSGNITYNGHHLNEFVPQRTSAYVSQQDWHASEMTVRETLEFAGRCQGVGIKYDMLVELLRREKNAGIKPDEDLDVFMKALALEGKQTSLVAEYIMKILGLDICADTIVGDEMIKGISGGQKKRLTTGELLVGSARVLFMDEISTGLDSATTYQIIKYLRHSTHALDGTTIISLLQPAPETYELFDDVILIAEGQIVYQGPREYAVDFFAAMGFRCPERKNVADFLQEVLSKKDQQQYWCHYNYPYQFVSVSKFADAFKTFIIGKRLQEELAVPYNRHRNHPAALCTSSYGVKRLELLKSNYQWQRLLMKRNSFIYVFKFIQLLLVALITMTVFFRSTMHHDSVDDGIIYLGALYFAIVMILFNGFTEVSMLVAKLPVLYKHRDLHFYPPWAYTLPSWLLSIPISLCESGMWVLVTYYVVGYDPKFTRFLGQFLLLFFLHQTSLALFRVMASLGRNMIVANTFGSFALLVVMILGGFIITKESIPVWWIWGYWVSPMMYAQNAISINEFHGHSWSKQFANQNITMGEAILTGYGLFNEKYWFWIGVGALFGYAVVLNILFTMFLTILNPIGNLQAVVSKDKIRHKDSRRKNDRVALELRSYLHSNSLSGNLKEQKGMVLPFQPLSMCFRNINYYVDVPEELKKQGIAEDRLQLLVDVTGAFRPGILTALVGVSGAGKTTLMDVLAGRKTGGLIEGSITISGYPKNQETFTRISGYCEQNDVHSPCLTVIESLLYSACLRLPSHVDADTQRAFVEEVMELVELNPLSGALVGLPGVNGLSTEQRKRLTIAVELVANPSIVFMDEPTSGLDARSAAIVMRTVRNIVNTGRTIVCTIHQPSIDIFESFDELLFMKRGGQLIYAGPLGAKSRNLVDFFEAIPGVPKIRDGYNPAAWMLEVTSTQMEQILGVDFAEYYRQSKLFQQTREIVEVLSRPSSESKELTFATKYAQPFCAQYIACLWKQNLSYWRNPQYTAVRFFYTVIISLMFGTICWKFGSRRETQHDIFNAMGAMYAAVLFIGITNATSVQPVIAIERFVSYRERAAGMYSALPFAFSLVTVEFPYILVQSLIYGTIFYSLGSFEWTAAKFLWYLFFMYFTLLYFTFYGMMTTAITPNHLVAPIIAAPFYTLWNLFCGFMIPRK encoded by the exons AtgtgggcggcggaggcggcgttcTCGCGCTCGGGGTCGTGGCGGGAGGCGGAGGACGAGCGGGAGGCGCTGCGGTGGGCCGCGCTGCAGCGGCTCCCCACCGTCGCACGCGCGCGCCGGGGCCTGCTCCGGTCCCCGGCGCccgacggcgccgcggccgtcgaGGGGGACGACGTGCTCTGCGAGGTCGACGTCGCGGGGCTCTCCTCCGGCGACCGCACCGCGCTCGtcgaccgcctcctcgccgacTCCGGCGACGCCGAGCACTTCTTCCGGCGCATACGCAGCCGCTTCGACGC CGTGAACATAGAGTTCCCCAAGATCGAAGTGAGGTACGAGGATCTGACGGTGGACGCGTACGTGCACGTCGGGAGCAGGGCGCTGCCGACCATCCCGAACTTCATATGCAACATGACGGAG GCGTTCCTGAggcatctgaggatctaccgaGGAAGAAGAGTGAAATTGCCGATTTTGGACAACATCAGCGGGATAATTCGCCCATCAAG AATGACACTGCTTTTGGGTCCTCCAAGCTCTGGGAAGACCACCTTGCTTCTAGCTCTTGCTGGACGTCTCGGCCCTGGACTAAAG ATGTCTGGGAATATTACTTACAATGGCCACCATTTAAATGAGTTCGTGCCTCAGCGAACATCTGCTTATGTCAGTCAGCAAGACTGGCATGCTTCAGAGATGACAGTCAGAGAAACTCTAGAGTTTGCTGGGCGCTGCCAGGGTGTTGGAATAAAGTATG ATATGCTTGTTGAATTACTGAGGAGAGAAAAGAATGCGGGGATAAAACCTGATGAGGACCTTGATGTGTTCATGAAG GCGTTGGCACTTGAGGGAAAACAGACAAGCCTTGTGGCAGAGTATATAATGAAG ATTTTAGGGCTCGACATCTGTGCTGATACCATTGTTGGAGATGAAATGATCAAAGGGATCTCCGGAGGGCAGAAGAAACGCTTGACAACAG GTGAACTGCTAGTTGGATCTGCCCGTGTgctgttcatggatgagatatCTACAGGCCTTGACAGTGCAACGACATATCAGATCATCAAGTATCTAAGGCATTCTACACATGCTCTTGATGGCACTACAATCATATCCTTGCTGCAGCCGGCTCCAGAAACTTATGAACTATTCGATGATGTCATTCTTATAGCCGAAGGTCAAATTGTATACCAGGGCCCTCGTGAATATGCTGTTGACTTTTTTGCTGCTATGGGATTCAGGTGTCCagaaagaaaaaatgtggcagaTTTTTTGCAAGAA GTTTTGTCCAAGAAAGATCAGCAGCAGTACTGGTGCCACTACAATTATCCGTACCAGTTTGTTTCTGTGTCAAAATTTGCTGACGCCTTTAAAACATTTATTATTGGTAAGAGATTGCAGGAGGAATTAGCTGTGCCATACAACAGACATCGCAATCATCCTGCAGCTCTTTGTACATCAAGTTACGGTGTCAAGAGGCTTGAGCTTCTCAAGTCCAACTACCAGTGGCAGCGTCTCCTCATGAAAAGGAACTCATTCATCTATGTCTTCAAATTCATTCAG CTTCTACTTGTTGCTCTTATCACAATGACAGTGTTTTTCAGATCAACAATGCACCATGATTCAGTTGATGATGGAATCATTTATCTAGGAGCCCTTTACTTTGCAATAGTCATGATTCTGTTCAATGGCTTCACTGAAGTCTCAATGTTGGTCGCAAAGCTTCCTGTTCTTTACAAGCACAGGGACCTGCACTTCTACCCACCATGGGCTTATACACTTCCTTCTTGGCTCTTGAGCATCCCAATCTCACTTTGTGAATCAGGAATGTGGGTACTTGTAACATATTATGTAGTTGGCTATGATCCCAAGTTTACAAG ATTTTTGGGACAATttttgttgcttttctttctgcACCAAACATCTTTGGCCCTTTTCCGGGTCATGGCATCTTTGGGCCGTAATATGATAGTTGCTAACACCTTTGGATCATTTGCTTTGTTGGTTGTTATGATTCTTGGAGGATTCATCATAACCAAAG AAAGCATACCAGTCTGGTGGATTTGGGGTTATTGGGTCTCTCCTATGATGTATGCACAAAATGCTATTTCCATCAACGAATTCCATGGGCATTCTTGGAGCAAG CAATTCGCAAACCAGAACATCACAATGGGCGAAGCGATACTCACTGGATATGGGTTATTCAATGAAAAATACTGGTTCTGGATTGGTGTTGGAGCATTGTTTGGTTATGCAGTTGTTTTGAACATTTTGTTCACAATGTTCTTGACGATTCTCAACC CTATTGGTAATCTGCAAGCTGTTGTGTCCAAAGATAAAATTCGGCACAAGGATTCTAGGAGGAAGAATGACAGGGTAGCCCTGGAGCTAAGATCTTATCTGCACTCAAATTCATTAAGTG GTAATCTCAAGGAACAGAAGGGTATGGTGTTACCTTTTCAACCTCTTTCAATGTGCTTTAGGAATATCAACTACTACGTTGATGTACCAGAG GAATTAAAAAAGCAAGGCATAGCAGAAGACCGACTACAGCTGCTTGTTGATGTCACTGGAGCATTCAGGCCAGGAATACTGACAGCACTTGTTGGGGTCAGtggagctggcaaaactacccTCATGGATGTTTTAGCTGGCCGGAAGACTGGAGGTCTCATAGAGGGAAGCATTACTATATCTGGGTATCCTAAGAACCAAGAGACCTTCACTAGGATCTCTGGGTATTGTGAACAGAATGATGTCCATTCACCTTGCTTGACTGTGATTGAGTCTTTGTTATACTCAGCATGCCTCCGGTTGCCTTCTCATGTTGATGCTGACACTCAAAGG GCTTTTGTTGAAGAGGTCATGGAACTCGTTGAGTTGAATCCCTTAAGTGGTGCTCTTGTTGGTCTGCCTGGGGTAAATGGTTTATCTACAGAACAACGTAAAAGGTTGACAATTGCTGTGGAGCTAGTTGCAAATCCTTCTATTGTTTTCATGGACGAACCCACATCAGGATTGGATGCTAGATCTGCAGCCATTGTGATGAGGACTGTGCGAAATATCGTTAATACAGGACGGACCATTGTCTGCACCATCCATCAACCAAGTATTGACATATTCGAATCATTTGATGAG CTTTTGTTCATGAAGCGTGGAGGGCAACTTATATATGCTGGCCCCTTAGGTGCCAAATCACGCAATCTGGTTGACTTTTTTGAG GCGATTCCAGGAGTGCCCAAAATCAGGGATGGCTATAATCCTGCTGCATGGATGTTGGAAGTCACAAGTACTCAAATGGAGCAGATTCTTGGAGTGGATTTTGCTGAATACTATCGACAATCAAAATTATTTCA GCAGACCAGAGAAATCGTTGAGGTCCTGAGCAGACCGAGCAGTGAATCAAAAGAACTTACTTTCGCGACGAAGTATGCCCAACCGTTTTGTGCTCAGTATATTGCTTGCTTATGGAAGCAAAACCTATCATACTGGAGGAACCCTCAATATACCGCAGTTCGATTCTTCTACACAGTTATCATTTCTTTGATGTTTGGAACTATTTGCTGGAAATTCGGTTCTAGAAG GGAGACCCAACATGACATATTCAATGCCATGGGCGCCATGTATGCAGCAGTGTTGTTCATAGGAATTACCAATGCGACTTCTGTTCAGCCAGTGATCGCCATCGAAAGATTTGTATCCTACAGAGAGCGAGCTGCTGGGATGTATTCAGCATTGCCTTTTGCATTTTCTCTG GTCACTGTGGAGTTCCCTTACATCCTTGTGCAGTCCCTTATCTACGGCACAATCTTCTACAGTTTGGGATCATTTGAGTGGACAGCAGCTAAGTTCCTGTGGTACCTGTTCTTCATGTACTTCACGTTGCTGTACTTCACCTTCTACGGCATGATGACGACGGCGATCACTCCAAACCATTTGGTTGCGCCTATTATTGCTGCTCCATTCTACACGCTGTGGAATCTCTTCTGCGGATTCATGATCCCGAGAAAG TAG